From the genome of Toxoplasma gondii ME49 chromosome XII, whole genome shotgun sequence:
TGATTCTTGCACACCTGTGCGCCGATGTTCCAGTTTGAGAGTTTACACCAGTGAAAACGCATTATCTGCTTGTGTCGAAATCCCCTTCCATTTCTTCGGTGTGTTGGGATACCTCGAAAACCGGACATGTATACGGCCCGGAGATGCTTAACCGGGGATGTTAGAACTGTTCTAACACCTCTGTCCATACTCGCAATGTTGGCATGCTACCCCGAGGCAGAAATCTGTAGCCAGTGTCCGTCCTTGAGGTGTACGGGAGCCACCATTGTTTGCTCCGAAACAAGCAGATCAATGAAATCGGGCTTTCCGATTGTAGTTTTTCCCCTCTCACATTTGTGTAAGACCGTGGAAGTTCAGTTTAGGGCAAGTTGCACTGAAGACCACTTGCTTCCTTGGGCGGTGAAGACACACTACACAACATTGAGCGGTGGACGGTTATAATGATACAGCGATTGTTTCGTCTTGTGCTGCATGGTGACTGTTTTACTGTGGCTGTGTCTCGACGGGCCCGCGAAGGCAATGACGGTACACAGGAGGACGCCGGACTCGAATTCGTTGCTGTTTGGCTTGAGGAACCACGATGTTCTGACACTGCGACCTCCGCTCAACCACAAACATTCAGATGTGACACAAACTGTTTTCCATTAATGGTGTTCGTCGTAGCATGCGTATTCGTGTTGCGGTCGATTTCTACTACAGTTCCTCCAAGCAGTACGCGGTGCGGGGCATGCACACGAACACACCCCGATTGGGGCTGCTTTGTTGTTTCCGGTGCCCTCTGATCTGAGCACACCGACACACTACTTGCTTTTTGCCATCAACTTAACTCTGCCCTGTTCACAGCCAGGACATCAAGAATTCTCTCAGGGACGGACGACTCGGAGAATTCCTAAATCGCAGACACTGTGACTGAACGCACCTCCCGTCCTCATGTAGAGCACTGCGTTTCCGAGGCATGGACAGAAAAGACTCTGCGTGGAGGGCTTTtgcgaaaagaaaaatgaCTCATACTATCCGACTCTCTATCGTTCGAAATCAAGCAGTAAAAGATCATCTGGGACACGGAAATCCGGTGCCCCAAATTACTTTGCAATCCAGTAGGGCAAACTTGCGCTCAAAGCGCGGAGGATTGCAGATCTCTCGAAAGCGACTCCAAAGTTTCGTTTCAGGTGATGACTCTGCCTTCGTTCTGTTTGTACCATGTCAGTTCATCGAGAATCAATGTGCTCAGTGCCAGTAGGCAGAGCATTCCGTCTTGCCGCAGGTTAAAAAGATCTTAAAAACCACACAGTGTGCGCTTGAACGACCATGCACAAATTACGTTACGTGCTTGCCTGAATCAAGTTTCTGTATTCGCAAAACAACAAAAAATTGATCACCAAATGTTTTTATGGTTGCTCTCCAGCAGAACCACTCCACTTTGCTCCGTAAGACACCTACAAGCATGTTGGATTCCGGCACCCTACGGCCTTAAGGTTATCCTATATCGGCTATGTTCTTGGCATGCTATAGGATGACTGGAATTAGTCAAGCGGCTTGATCATATCAGCCGTTCGGCGTACAAATGAATTGTCGAGACGTTCCTGTACCTAGGGGTTGACTTCTGGTGTTCTGAGCCTCTTTCTGAAGAAGTAGCGATAAAAAATATTGTAGAGCCCCCTTCCATCGGAGTCGCAGGCCAGTCACCGGACAAAGCAAACACTCACTGCTTCCAGCACTTCTCGTGAACTCTCTTCGTAGTCGCGCTTCACTCGCCTCCAAACTTTCGGCTACAATATTAGGACGCCCAAAGCACTCTGGTGGAGCAGCCTCGGCTTTCGCTCGTAGTTCCATAACGAGATACAAGAGAAATGAACTGCCTCGAtgggaaagagagaaactgagcTTGGCAGCAGAGCTGGCCATGACGCTGCTCCAACGTCTTCACCACACTTGGCAGAAACACTATCTCAGCGTTTTTGAACAAACAACACTCTTGCGTCGTTGCACAGATTACCAAACTCGTTTCCTAGTAAGTGCATCGCGGTGGCAGGAACTACGCTTAGCCCCGAAATCACAGAAATGGAGGCCCTCAGCAGGTCGGTTCCCATCAGTCCTCTTTAGAGCCAGCGGCTGTGGCatcctctgcgttttctccctcctccgcTTCAAAGAGGTTCGCTAGGTGTTTCAGAAACGGACCCCGGCCAGCTTCAAAGGGAGTTACGCCTTCCTGAGAAACGATAACACATCCACAGCCCACTGGAGAATACACAAGTCATCACAGCAACGACGGGTCCATGTTTCCACCGGAATTCTAGTGGCATTGACAGATACAAACAATGTTGCTGTTCGGATATCACACAAGCCATGCAAAAGCACATGGACTCCCGGACTATCGAGGTcgtcgaagaaggaaattCGGACACCAGTTACGAATGATACAGCGCAACACATTTCCAAAAACGCATCATTCTTGCTCCAGGTCTGGGCCAGGTGTTCGTCGCAATGACAGCATGTTTTCTCAGCCCATATAGAAATGCACAAATCCACTGTTCACGGTGTCTGTATCAGCCTGCTTTTTCGGACGTTCACTCGAAGATGATCTGACATTTCATCAACAGCCTCGGGGTTCGTAACTCACCCTGTTCTTTTGAAATCGGAGATCCGGATCATTTCGCATCAGCAGCAAGCACAAATCGGCGTGCTCAGAATTCTGCAGGGAACAACCGGGAAGCAAGCGAACATGTGCGAGAGTTTCTGCAGCGAAACGAGGCCTCAAAAGATGCTAGAGAAGCACCAACTCATCCGGCTCTTCCGTAGCGTCGTGGACATGGGTTGGTGTCTGTGCGTATAACAGAAAGAATGCCGCGCTACGTGATCTGCCAGTGCCAGGTAATCCTGGACAATGAATCCATGAACGTGGGCACTGTAGGTCGGTTGTATATTCTTACAGATTTTAGAGTGTtagacagggaagaagctATCTTCAGATGTTTTTCACCAAGCTCACGTATTACAACTGACGGTGCACTATCGTTCCTAACTGAATCGTGCTTACTAACAAGGTTTTTCTGCGGATAAGCAGGTGTGCTTCAAGTGATGTCAACTAGAAAGGCAACATGCTGAAACGATGGGTGCAGAACCGAAATGGCTACTGTGAACATCGAACCGGCGGAGATGATTTGTACGGCGAAACTGCATGGTTTGCTCGTGGTCGTGATCAAGCGGATGCAGCCAGATGCTGCGTGGAAAGGCCTCCTGATCTGTCTAACCGTGTATCTGACGATTCCCTTCTCGCATTGATTCTGCTACTTGAGATCGTGTAGCTGTGCCAGAAGAGGCATGTTTCACCCACGGGGGATCGGGTTCCTGCGTCCGAGTTCCACAGTCCCCCCTGTTCATTGTGCAGCAGCAGACTAGCTCGACACTGCTCTCCACGAGACATCGCACAAGCCATGTCTGCGCGTCTGGTACCTTCATTCCTGTTGAAAACTCTCTTTCATAGGTGGCCGTAGGCTCGGTTTGTTGCGTGTCTGGAGAGTCACTCACCACTGCCAGGTGAAGCAGATTATCGCCTGTGAACTTCTCTTGAACCTGAGAAGGTGCATCAGAGAACAAAGTAAATTCTGACTTTTAGAAATATTTATGAAACTATAAAAGTAAATAAATAAAAATTAATGAAAAAAAGGATGAAATTTTGCACATTGCATTTATGATTTTTTCCAAAAACATTTTTTTACTAAATATATTATCGAGCAATATGTTTAATGGGAGCTAAAATGCAAAGCACTTTTTTAGTCGATGTATTTAATTTTTTTACTAACGATGAAAAAGAAGTTTAGAATAAAACCTTAGAAATTACAATATTTTAAACTtacgttttttttcttgatCTTTTACTAAATTATTGAAAAAAGGTCTTTAGCAACTAACAGTTTCCAAGAAACCTTTAGAGGTTTAACTGAATTTACTTTTAAAAGAAAACAGTCAGCACTTGCGGTCCAAGCGGCCATTGTCTGCAAGACACGGTATCGTCACCTAAAAGCATTTCCCGCTCAACCCCCTTCTACAATCCATTTCGCACGGCGTGCATGGAAACGGTCTGTGGCCGCTACGCCATCTTCGATGACTCGAGTTGTGTCGTTGCTGATTCACTTCCACACTCTTAGTGTCCTAGTATTCTGCGTGAACATAGGGCTAACTGTCACGTCGAATATGATCTGCTTCGACACAAGGAAAACGAATTACGCCAGTTTAATGTTCTCCGGAAGACGAGTTAAACCTGCACTCGTTCGAGTCGTGATGAGGTGAATCAGACATACCCGCAAGCTTGCGCCTCGACGCATCAACGCTTCAACGGTGGCTTCCTTGCTGGCAACCACTGCCTTCGACAGAGCCGTccgctgaagaaaaaacacaaaacaaCGTACGGATCCCAAAAACGCCCATATACACACAAGtaacatatatatgttcgAATACATGCACACGTGTGTACATTTATACATGGCGCCTCGATTGGACGGACGCACTAATGCCTAGAGATGGGTACTTAGCCAGAGTTGTGTCGCCAGTGCGCGAGGACAGGCTGAGGTTCCATACCCCGTAGTTATCAGTGGCTTCGATATTCGCGCCCGCGTCGAGAAGAGCTTCAACAACAGCTGTGTGGCCTGTGACACGGGGGGATaacagaaaacacaaacCCGTTCCCTGTCGCTTCATGGAAGGCAACGAACGAGAAGCAAGACTTGCTGCCTGGCACTAGAAAGGCACTGACGCCAATTCTTAAATTACAGAGCAGCGCGTTTGAAAACATGTTGTCTAGGATCATGTTCCCGTACGCTGGCAGCAACCATCGAATCTCCCCCCCTGAATGAGTTCTTCTCCGCCTATCAATTGTACTTCAACGGTTCTATTTCCTTCTCACCTTTGGCAGCAGCGGTCGTAAGAGCTGTGCCTCCAGAGGGCGTCCTCGCCTCCAAGAGTTCCTTTACAACTTCTGTGCTCGCCTGCTGGTCCGCTCCCTCTGAAATAGAGAGCCCCTCCTCGTGGGAAGCTTTTTCGGCGGCTTCAATCAAAGCCTTCACCACACCCAAGTGACCCGCTGACGCAGCAGACAACAAAGGCGTCCAGTGAccctgaagaagagcgaaaaggtAAAACCGGAACGAATGTAGAGGATGCGTCTACGCTCGAGCGCAAAGCGGAATCCACAatcagagaggagaaaactgCCGCGGACGTGCGACCCGCGTCCAACGTCCCCCAGcctgtctgtttcctgcgTCCACGTGTGGGTCCGGGGAACCTGTCACTTCCTCTCCGTGTCAATCCTAAGTTAGTAAACAGAAGCCTGTGGAGGCCTGTTCTGGAGGGCAGAAGAGCGCGACATCAGCAACTTCGTTCTCTCATTTGACTGTTTCTCGATTCGAAGAATTGCTGTCTCTCACTTCGTCTGCCTTCAGAAAATCCGCTCCTgcccgaagaagaaaatccGCAGCCTGCAGGTGGCCAGCGGCACATGCGACATGAAGGAGACTCCGtccgtcctcgtcttccaaAGCGTTTAGGTCCTCTTTATCCAGAGGACTATCTGAAAGAGAGCTTGGAGCATGCggtgaagaggcagaaacagCTGATGTTTCAGCAGGCAGCTGAATGTGTGTAGACAAGAAGTCGACGCCGTTAGAGGCCTGGTAGacaaacagaggaaggaCCCAGGAAGGAAAGCATACTCACTCCTGAAAATGCGTGGAAGtgcgaaggaaacgacgaTGTCTTCCTTGATTCGCAAACATCCAGACGCGAGCCGAAAGCAGCGACCACGCGAGGTAACCTGAGAGCAGATCGGCTGTTTCAGGACGAGTTGAAGAGAAACGGCACAAAACGGCAGaccggagaggaagacagacgTACGTTGGACGCAGCttgaggagaaaggaaactcTGAATTCACACACAGTTCTAAAGTTCTTCGCAGTCCCAAGCGCACAGGCCGATTGGTTATTTTCATAACCTTTAAACTATGTAGGTTTGGCTGTGAGAGTAAGTTTCTGAACAAAGACCTTTCAAGCGCACGAAACAAAAGCGGGAGTTCCGGCCAGATTGGTAAATGCTGCTCCGCAGAACAAATGAAACAGTCTTCGTCAGCTAAAAGCAGTGGATACACCGGCAAGCAACGTATGATCTTTGTCAGCTACCGACAACAATGGAAACACCGGATTGCAGTAGTCCAGAAGACGGAAGTGGACAGCTCGTGTGTGACGTGACCCGCTGTGCTGGCAACCTCCATGGAGACAAGGGACGCGACCTCGACACTGAATAAAGAAATGCTCTTAGTCTCCTGCTCTAAGCTGACTTCTTTCCATCAAAAAAGCAACTTACAGCCGCCTTGAAAAGTTCGTCTTGCCCAGCAAATCGCCCCATGATGGTTAGCGTCAGCAGGGAAGGATCCCGGTGTGTTCAGTTTGTTTCCTTGTATTAAACAGCTCTTGGTTGGGGCAATCGATGCACGAGACAAATTCGATCACACTGCTAAGGTGTATAGTTCCTCGACAGAGATCCCGGAAACGACAGTGAAGGGCGAAGAATATGGCTTTTGCGCGTTCTATCGCCGGTTCATGAGTTCGGCTTCAACCGTGCCCTGCGCTCTTGTTGTAATCAATAAGCCTTCTGGTCACACCGGAGATTTTGGATTTCTATTCTGTCCAAATTCCCCGTTGAACACCGGCAACGAACGGCGGAAGGATTATGCGCGTCTATGTCCATGTCAAAAGAGAAACTGTTATGTTAGATGCCGTAGGAAGCTGAAAACAGAGACCAGTGCCGGGCACATCAACGCCCCTATGTATCGGGCATACAGAGAATGCACAAAGATACGAAGAGTCGGAGAAGCCACGGAAAGTTATGCCAGACAAACGGGGGCGGTTGCTAAAAGGAAGCAACCTGTGATGTGTTAGACAGGTGTGCCTCGTCCCAACTGCAACATCTAAGACTGAGACTGAAGCCGGGACGTGCTGAAAAATTTCTGGAGCGGAGTTTGCGGGAGAAATCCGCATTCGAGCACGCCACAACGAAAGCCACAGATGAGGTCAGACTCAAGAAGGGAAGTGGAATGAGGCACATCCCAGATGAAAAAGAGTGCACCGGTTCCGGAAACCAACAAAGGTGTACACACGGAAACCCGTAGCCGAAAAACGTTTTCCAGGATTTCCCAAATTTGCGCGAACACTTCGtccggagaagcagagatgCCGCTCTGGACTGGATAGACCTGAGAGTTTCCGAGGGTCAGAGATTCGCTGACACGGCAAAAGGAAACCAAGACACGACCGCAAGGAAATAGTTGTTTGTTAGTCACTTGGTGTGGCGTGTCGAGTGCCTCCGGTGCCACTATGGCACTTGTTAGAGGCGGTCTTTTTATAGGTACGAATGAACACACCACAAAGGCATGAAACAACGAACTAAAACAAGTGTGCAGCCGTTGAGAACTGGAGAGCCAAGGAAGAGCTAGGGGGAAAAGCACTGGATGCAAACGTTTGGGGATACCGTCACATGCAGTTGAACGTGCttcagaaaagaaacgctGTTCTTGCGTGCGCAGCATCGAGGACTCCTCAAGGCTGTTTGCTATGGTGTGAGACTCGCAACCCGCAGTCGATTGTCTGTCTTCAACCAAACGATCCAGATGTGTTCCACTTccgcttgtctcttccttgcctttctctctcattCTGCCTTGTCCCTTTTGAAGAAGGGCGTGCTCTTCAGAAACGCGATACCTCCAAAACCGTCAGCGATCCTCTCAAAACTGGCTCGACCCGGTCTCTgggcagcgcatgcacgcgcacATTGTCCACATGCTGTGGCTTTTTCAACTCGGCGTTTTGCGCGAGGTTTTGAGATTGCCCGCAATGCTGTAAGGGCCTCTTCCAGCTTTTTACTGATTCGACGTCAGGtcgcggaggaagaaggaggactTTCGATCTGGCGGTGAACTTCCAACTGACTTTTTTAGTCAGTCGTCGAGTCCCCTCTCTGTGGGGCCAAGGGCGGCGAAGTTGGCATTTTGTTTTCCATTTACGCGTACGTAAACGTCTGCCTATGCTTCTCTGATTCTAGGCACTCTTACGCGTAAGCAAAAATCCTGAATGCTCTCCATAAGCCGAGGTGAGGTAGAAAAGCGGTTGTCTTGGCCCTGAGCCTTCCGCGTTCCCGTTGCCAGACGTCTTGATTCTGCGGCAAGGCGCCATTTtttgttcgccttctctctgtggttGAACTTATTCGTTTTCATCGATcattgcttcttccttctctgtcatGACGGCTACTCATTCTTTGGTCTAGAACTGCAGTCCTAGAACGCAGCCGTCGCGGCTCTCATCATCTCCTTAACCGCTGTTTTTCGGCTCACGCCCCCTCGGTATTTTTAGCTCTTCTTCATACCTCTACATATATTACTaggtttttctctcctgtttcgaTATTCAATCTGCGACACAAAGCCATCGACCGGCGCTTCTCGTCTGAGAACACACGCTTTCCTGTTTACATCGACTTCTCCCGACAGCACTAtgggaagcagaggcacCCTCTCTTATCAAAGCGGGGCGGGGGGTcgagacaagaggaaacgggaagAGCGCTTGGAGctgagcagaaagaaaaaggcaaaAAAGCGGCAAGAGGAGTACGCCGCAGCAAGGCGACATGACTCTCAGAACCGGCATGGCAAGCCCGGGAGTGCGCCGTCTTCCAAACGCTCTGGAAAAACCAACAGAGGTCGCCTGTGCGACACTGAAGATTCctcagaagaaaacgcagaatcAGACGAAGAggtagaggaagaagaggaagaggaggaagtagaagaagaggaagaagaggaagaagaagaggaagaaggagaggacgacgaagaggacgaagatgtggagggagaagaggaagtcgacgAGGATGAAGATGTAGAACTGAGTGATGGGTGTTTAGACGTAAGTTTCGGCGAGGAGGAGTCAGATGAAGACGCAGCCGACTccgacgcagacgacggagaagcgggGAGCACGCACCAGGGGGACAGAGAGCCGCTCTctgcgacgcagacgaagaagcagggtGGCGACGAGGACCTCGAGGTGGACTCTGGAAACCAGATGGAAAAGGATCAAAAGACCAAAGGCCCTCCCGGTCATAAAAAACAGTGCGCGTATGTGAAGCACAACGCACTTCTTCATACGCAGACAGCCTGGGGAGATCTCCCTTTGAGTCGACCGCTTCTCAGAGTAAGTCCTGGCGAAGACTCGTTATTCTCAATTTCCCtcactctgcatgcgcgtcgcCACAAGCACACAAACATTCgattttctcttcgttttaATCGATGCAGCATACGTTAGAACTGAACTTCATCCCTCGAGCCTCCACCGTATACTCGCcaaatgcatacatatgcatcCCTATATCtgtgttgttttttctgtcgtgaGACGTCTGCTGGTAATCATTCCTGTTCATGTTGGTTCATATCGGCGGCTTGTGgagtcagcgaaacgtcAAATTTCCACATGAGGCTGACGTTTTGTGACGAGCTTTTTgccgcgaagaaaaacactcTCGTTCGCGAGTCAGCGGGCCCGCTCACGCGCCATCTCCTTTCTATTCTGGTGCCTAACGCAGGCTATTCAAGATCTCGAGTATGCTCACCCGACGCACATTCAAGCGGCGTGTCTCCGTCCGGCTCTGGAGGGCCGCGATCTGCTCGCCAACGCACAAACAGGTGAGGGTGGCTTCGGCCCAGATTGAGGGAGCGTCACGCTCTTTTTCTTGGTAGTCATAGTTCCGCGCATGCGTATGAGAGGAATGAAAATGCGGTTGTGTCGACATATGGCTGCCGAGTATGTCGCAAGGGTCTCGTGCAGACACTGGCCgtgtgttttctcctttttttggATGTGTGGCAACATCTAGCTACACAACGGTATGCCAAGAAGGATCGCAGATTGCTCTGATTATCTCTGATACAATACATGGTTGTGTACCTTACGACCGTCATATCATGTAGAAATGGAACGTAACGTGGATCGGTATCCACACTGCTTCGATGAAATGTAGATGTGACACCTGAGAGTTTTCTCACTGGCTTTCGTACCGACTGACGGAAGGAGCTCGCGAGACTCAACTTAGAGATGCGAGGTCTTTGCCTTTCCTGTGAAGACTTCCGTTCCCGGCTGTCTTGCATCGATGGCGATCTGTTCAGGTTCGGGCAAGACCGCAGCATTCCTTCTCCCTACACTGGAGCGACTGCTGCACAGTCCTGGAGTTCGCAGTCGCAAGGTAAGGAAGGCAAGAAAAGCCGCACTCTGTCGCTTTGCTAAGGACTCGTGTTCGGCCCTTCTCGTCCGCATTTCGTCACTTCTGCGCGACTGGAATTGTGGCgcgagcgagaaacagaacacCTTGTGTCGCCTCCAACTCTGGGACCCTGCGGTGTTTGTCTGGTGCTGCGTGGTCGGTTTCGCTTGAAACCTGCTACAGACTAGTGCATGAGTCCTGCCGTGGGCAATGGTGTAAAGTATGCAGTACGAATGGGGGCAGGAAGGGTGAGTGGTGTGGATGCTTCGGACCCAGGTCCTCCACTCCGCCGAGTTCTGGCCCAGCATGGATCGATGCCATGAGGTCTATGTTTTTCTCTCATTCGTTCGgcctgcgtttctcgtccCTTTCAGATGACAGCGAATGGACCGACGGGAGGGCTGCGAGGCACGAAGGCTCTTGTGCTGCTTCCGACTCGTGAGCTGGCGATGCAGTGCGTTCAGATGCTTCAGTGTCTCTCCAAATACACTCCCATTACCCACGCGCTGGTatgtctttcctctcttatTATTCTCGAAGTCCCCTGGATATGCGCGGAGCCGTCGTGCCTGCTGGCCAGATAGTTCGGCAAAATGCCTTGTAGTCGAAGTTACGCTACTCACTGTCATGAGCAAGCACCAGAGGAAACATCTGCCGCGGCAATCAGACAGACGACACAGGCGGtgacgttttcctttttctgtgcatgcgtattTCGATCTACACGGGTCCTGAAGTAGAGGGCAACGGAATGTCAGGCAAAACTGCTTTGGG
Proteins encoded in this window:
- a CDS encoding ankyrin repeat-containing protein (encoded by transcript TGME49_219210), with translation MGRFAGQDELFKAAASNGVDFLSTHIQLPAETSAVSASSPHAPSSLSDSPLDKEDLNALEDEDGRSLLHVACAAGHLQAADFLLRAGADFLKADEGHWTPLLSAASAGHLGVVKALIEAAEKASHEEGLSISEGADQQASTEVVKELLEARTPSGGTALTTAAAKGHTAVVEALLDAGANIEATDNYGRTALSKAVVASKEATVEALMRRGASLRVQEKFTGDNLLHLAVNSEHADLCLLLMRNDPDLRFQKNREGVTPFEAGRGPFLKHLANLFEAEEGENAEDATAAGSKED